From the genome of bacterium:
TGAGCCTTGCAGTTCAGAAGTGCACAGGCGCATGAGTGCAGTAAACCGCATAAAATGGGCCAAACAAAAGGGCCTCTCGGCCCTGTTTGAGATCTGAAATTTGAAATTTGAGATCAGACTTACTTGAAGATTTGCAGTAGCAGGAACGTAGCGAAGAGCTGGATACCCACGGCGCTGCTGGTGCTGATCCTGGCCGGCCTGGTCACGATAGTGGCTTTGTCTTCCTTTATGGCCTGGAAAATGGAGTGCATCTCCTTTTCCGCGTCAATAAGGGTATAGGTGTAGTTGAGCTGTTTTAAAGAGTGGGCGTCGGAAAGGCCAAGGGTCGGGATGCCATTTTCCCTGGCAAACTCCTGGGCCTTGAGATTGAAGTTGACCTTCCTGGTGTAAAGGTGGCTGTATTCGACGGCGTCGAAAAGGGTCGAAAAACGGTTAAGCAGGTTACCGAGGCAGTTGTAGTTGGGATAGAACGG
Proteins encoded in this window:
- a CDS encoding PHP-associated domain-containing protein, with amino-acid sequence MRLKCDLHLHTKEDPRHQLSYSAKELIDAAAGHRYDVLSITNHNTVTYNSELADYAAGKGILLIPGVEATVMGKHVLIYGVGGDAGGTCEKWDSLSFFDLKRLKAAGAFIVAPHPFYPNYNCLGNLLNRFSTLFDAVEYSHLYTRKVNFNLKAQEFARENGIPTLGLSDAHSLKQLNYTYTLIDAEKEMHSIFQAIKEDKATIVTRPARISTSSAVGIQLFATFLLLQIFK